A genomic stretch from Mycobacterium cookii includes:
- a CDS encoding acyl-CoA desaturase has translation MTRERVLAAFVVVAPAIALITATALWANGIGPSRTDLIVLAVGTLATMAGVELGYHRYFAHRAFTAAPVLVWLLGGLGSSAFLGPVMWWATTHRRHHSVTDREGDPHSPHWPHGGTRGFVHAHAGWLFHSEYTGMTVTAGEVKDLWQNSRTITLHRTYLVWGALGLAIPTLIGFAAGGARGALTGFLWGGMVRLFLVSHLVWAVNSFGHLLGGPARLAHSGQARNSVWLALPAFGGGNHANHHDAPRVYTTRVRWWQIDIGGMLLRGLSMLGLVSDLKRPVSKVSSD, from the coding sequence ATGACTCGTGAACGCGTCCTTGCGGCATTCGTCGTCGTCGCTCCGGCCATCGCGCTGATCACGGCAACGGCACTCTGGGCGAACGGAATCGGGCCGTCTCGGACGGATCTGATCGTCTTGGCGGTCGGCACGCTGGCAACCATGGCGGGCGTCGAGCTCGGCTATCACCGGTATTTCGCACACCGCGCGTTCACCGCGGCGCCTGTGCTGGTCTGGTTGCTCGGTGGGCTGGGATCGAGCGCGTTTCTCGGCCCGGTGATGTGGTGGGCGACCACCCATCGCCGTCACCACTCGGTCACAGATCGTGAAGGCGATCCGCACTCGCCGCACTGGCCGCACGGCGGCACCCGCGGCTTCGTGCATGCCCACGCCGGCTGGCTGTTCCATTCCGAGTACACCGGGATGACGGTGACCGCAGGTGAGGTCAAAGACCTGTGGCAGAACTCGCGGACGATCACGCTGCACCGCACGTACCTGGTGTGGGGCGCGCTGGGACTGGCGATCCCAACGCTGATCGGCTTCGCCGCAGGCGGAGCGCGTGGCGCGCTCACCGGCTTCCTCTGGGGCGGGATGGTGCGGCTGTTCCTGGTGAGTCACCTTGTCTGGGCAGTGAATTCGTTCGGTCACCTGCTCGGCGGTCCCGCACGGCTGGCGCATTCCGGGCAGGCCCGCAACAGCGTGTGGCTGGCGCTGCCCGCGTTCGGCGGCGGCAATCACGCCAACCACCACGACGCGCCGCGGGTGTACACCACGCGGGTGCGATGGTGGCAGATCGACATCGGCGGCATGCTGCTGCGCGGGCTGTCGATGCTTGGGCTGGTCAGCGACCTCAAGCGGCCTGTGAGCAAAGTGAGTTCCGATTGA
- a CDS encoding fatty acyl-AMP ligase, which translates to MTNLAWVGEPDACIESATLAHRLQSHARTRRDDRAFSFLADDGAVDIRTWGRIDAGARAVATVLNDLPASGKQRRALLLLPQDASFLDALFGCFYTATCAVPAHVPIPSRLGQTLPRLRAIVAEARPDVVLTTQEILPARDLVPELADTTCIAVDELVPTDAPLLASAATIDDLAILQYSSGSTGSPRGVMVSHRNLMANEALIEDAFEHTASTVVLGWLPFQHDMGLIGNVLQPVFTGAECVMMTPLQFLKHPLRWLREISRHGATTSGAPNFAYEMCAAAARRRGGAGLDELDLSSWNLAFVGAEPVRAATLDRFAETFAGVGFRREAFYPCYGLAEATLMVTGGQRSQSPTLWRDPRGITRVSCGYPRGGLDVAIVDHAGARCNDGAEGEIWVRGSSVAGGYFGQPQASRDTFEATLDSASWLRTGDVGSIVDGELYITGREKDIVVKNGVKYAAEDLEHTVEQLHVESLHPGGCAAFGHDDGSRERLVIVQEIGRDAADDWGDVADRIVSAVAAEQGTPPDVVVLVRRGSIPRTTSGKIRRGECRSVYGRGELAEVHHHGVGRSA; encoded by the coding sequence ATGACGAATTTGGCTTGGGTAGGCGAACCGGACGCCTGCATAGAGAGCGCAACGCTTGCGCATCGGTTGCAGAGCCATGCCCGCACCAGGCGCGACGACCGCGCCTTCTCCTTCCTCGCAGATGACGGCGCCGTCGACATCCGGACCTGGGGCCGTATCGACGCCGGCGCGCGCGCCGTGGCAACCGTGCTGAACGACCTTCCGGCTAGCGGGAAGCAGCGGCGCGCTCTGTTACTCCTGCCCCAGGACGCATCGTTCCTCGACGCGTTGTTCGGTTGCTTTTACACCGCCACCTGCGCCGTTCCGGCGCATGTGCCGATCCCGTCGCGACTGGGCCAGACATTGCCGCGGCTGCGTGCGATCGTCGCCGAAGCGCGACCGGACGTCGTGCTCACCACGCAGGAGATACTGCCGGCCCGCGATCTGGTTCCCGAGCTCGCAGACACGACGTGTATCGCGGTGGACGAGCTCGTCCCCACCGACGCACCCTTGCTCGCATCGGCAGCCACCATCGATGACCTGGCGATCCTGCAGTACTCGTCGGGCTCGACCGGCTCGCCGCGCGGCGTCATGGTCAGCCACCGGAACCTGATGGCCAATGAGGCGTTGATCGAGGACGCTTTCGAGCACACCGCATCCACCGTGGTCCTCGGCTGGCTGCCTTTTCAACACGACATGGGGTTGATCGGCAACGTGCTGCAGCCGGTATTCACCGGGGCGGAATGCGTGATGATGACGCCGCTGCAATTTCTCAAGCATCCGCTGCGCTGGTTGCGAGAAATCAGCCGCCACGGCGCCACTACCAGTGGCGCGCCGAACTTCGCCTACGAGATGTGCGCCGCCGCTGCCCGGCGACGCGGCGGTGCCGGCCTCGACGAACTTGACCTGTCGAGTTGGAATCTCGCGTTCGTCGGCGCCGAACCGGTGCGCGCAGCCACGCTGGATCGGTTCGCGGAGACGTTCGCCGGCGTCGGATTTCGTCGCGAGGCGTTCTACCCGTGCTACGGGCTCGCGGAAGCGACGCTGATGGTGACCGGTGGGCAGCGCAGCCAATCGCCTACGCTCTGGCGTGACCCGCGCGGGATCACCCGGGTGAGCTGTGGCTACCCCCGCGGCGGCCTCGACGTCGCCATCGTCGACCATGCCGGAGCACGCTGCAACGACGGTGCCGAGGGCGAGATCTGGGTGCGGGGGAGCAGCGTCGCAGGCGGCTACTTCGGCCAACCGCAGGCCTCGCGCGACACGTTCGAGGCCACTTTGGACAGCGCATCATGGCTGCGTACCGGCGACGTGGGCAGCATCGTCGACGGCGAGTTGTACATCACCGGCCGAGAGAAGGACATCGTGGTCAAGAACGGCGTCAAGTACGCGGCTGAGGACCTCGAGCACACCGTCGAGCAGCTGCACGTCGAATCGCTGCATCCCGGCGGATGCGCAGCGTTCGGACACGACGACGGTAGCCGTGAGCGCCTGGTGATCGTCCAGGAGATCGGTCGCGACGCTGCCGACGACTGGGGCGATGTGGCCGACCGCATCGTGAGTGCGGTGGCGGCAGAGCAGGGGACGCCGCCCGACGTCGTTGTGTTAGTCCGGCGTGGCAGCATCCCGCGGACTACCAGCGGCAAGATCCGTCGCGGTGAGTGCCGCTCGGTCTATGGACGCGGCGAACTCGCCGAAGTCCACCACCACGGCGTCGGGCGAAGCGCATGA
- a CDS encoding Rv1355c family protein yields MILDAGNPADKLTLEQLRADPVVEFVDESANQIAELRGLLPPPSAELVDEPCRWAYYPWRRTVVAVLGPRGFRATRLDRNRNVVTADEQARLGALKIGVAGLSAGHVIAHSLAAQGLCGELRLADFDHLELTNLNRVPATVFDIGLNKAEAAARRIAELDPYLSVTIMNGGLTLDNIDDFLDGLNIVVEECDSLDMKATVRERARARGIPVLMATSDRGLVDVERFDLEPGRPIMHGLLGDADPASLSRMTSRDKVPLLLRFLEAKDMSARGAASLLEIDHTLSTWPQVFGDVAAGAPVIAEAVRRIGLGEHLPSGRTRLDIGGALDRVREPELPEEHDEEADTYSDPVFPDAAGRIVAAAIRAPSGGNSQPWRIDADADRIAIHLVPEHSSMMDIGYRGSAVALGAALFNARAAAAALQLLGPVAFTEDPTSNAGPLQVTLQLGDGADAQLAALYEGALGRETNRHVGAAQPIADDTARFLRDAAEREGAHLHLLTERADIDRLATILAASDRARYLTADLHAEMISELRWPGDPSPDTGIDIRSLEMAPGDLAVVDILRRPDVMANLARWNAGSALGEDTRRSVSASSVMAIISVAGDSLTDYARGGCAVEAVWITAQQQGLAVAPISPIFLYARSAADLVEVSPAFSDDLLNLQDEFERLAGIATGGAAVLVLRLANAEPATVRSRRDPGRVYLR; encoded by the coding sequence TTGATTCTCGACGCCGGGAACCCCGCCGACAAATTGACGTTGGAGCAACTCCGTGCCGACCCCGTCGTCGAGTTCGTCGACGAAAGCGCGAATCAAATCGCCGAATTGCGCGGGCTGCTGCCGCCGCCCAGCGCCGAGCTTGTCGACGAACCTTGCCGATGGGCGTATTACCCGTGGCGCCGGACGGTCGTCGCGGTGCTGGGTCCGCGGGGTTTCCGGGCGACGCGGCTGGACCGCAACCGCAACGTCGTCACCGCCGACGAGCAGGCGCGGCTCGGCGCATTGAAGATCGGTGTCGCCGGTCTGAGCGCCGGGCATGTCATCGCGCACTCGCTGGCGGCCCAGGGCCTGTGCGGCGAACTTCGGCTGGCCGATTTCGATCACCTTGAACTCACCAATCTCAATCGGGTTCCGGCGACCGTTTTCGACATCGGGCTGAACAAAGCGGAGGCGGCGGCCCGCAGGATCGCCGAGCTCGATCCGTACCTTTCTGTCACGATCATGAATGGGGGTTTGACGCTGGACAACATCGACGATTTTCTGGACGGGCTGAATATCGTTGTCGAGGAATGCGATTCGCTGGACATGAAAGCCACCGTGCGTGAGCGTGCCCGCGCCCGCGGGATTCCGGTGTTGATGGCCACCAGCGACCGCGGTCTGGTCGACGTGGAGCGGTTCGACCTCGAGCCCGGGCGGCCGATCATGCACGGACTGCTGGGCGACGCGGATCCCGCTTCGCTGTCCCGGATGACGAGCAGGGACAAAGTTCCGCTGCTGCTGCGTTTCCTGGAGGCGAAAGACATGTCGGCGCGCGGCGCAGCGTCGTTGCTGGAAATCGACCACACCTTGTCGACGTGGCCGCAGGTATTCGGGGATGTTGCGGCAGGAGCGCCGGTGATCGCCGAGGCCGTGCGACGAATCGGGTTGGGCGAACATCTGCCGTCGGGCCGGACGCGTCTCGACATCGGCGGAGCGCTCGATCGCGTGCGCGAGCCGGAGTTGCCTGAAGAACACGATGAAGAGGCGGACACGTATTCCGATCCGGTGTTTCCGGATGCGGCCGGCAGAATTGTTGCGGCGGCCATCAGAGCGCCGTCGGGCGGAAACTCACAGCCGTGGCGAATCGACGCCGACGCCGACCGCATCGCCATTCACCTTGTGCCCGAACACAGTTCGATGATGGACATCGGATACCGGGGTAGCGCCGTCGCGCTCGGCGCGGCCCTGTTCAATGCCCGGGCCGCGGCCGCCGCTTTACAGCTGCTGGGGCCGGTGGCTTTCACCGAAGATCCGACCTCCAACGCCGGGCCACTGCAGGTGACATTGCAGCTCGGCGACGGCGCTGACGCACAGCTCGCCGCGCTGTACGAAGGAGCCCTCGGGCGAGAAACCAATCGCCACGTGGGAGCGGCGCAACCGATCGCCGATGACACCGCTCGATTCCTGCGTGATGCTGCCGAGCGGGAAGGTGCACACCTGCACCTGTTGACCGAGCGGGCCGACATCGACAGGCTGGCAACGATTCTCGCCGCGTCGGACCGGGCTCGCTATCTGACCGCGGACCTGCACGCCGAGATGATCTCCGAACTTCGCTGGCCAGGTGATCCGTCACCGGACACCGGTATCGATATCCGAAGCCTGGAAATGGCGCCCGGCGATCTCGCCGTCGTGGACATCCTGCGGCGACCGGATGTGATGGCTAATCTCGCCCGCTGGAACGCGGGATCGGCCCTGGGCGAGGACACCCGCAGAAGTGTTTCGGCGAGCTCGGTGATGGCGATCATCTCGGTGGCCGGCGATTCGCTGACCGACTATGCGCGCGGCGGTTGCGCTGTCGAAGCCGTCTGGATCACCGCGCAGCAACAGGGATTGGCGGTGGCCCCGATCTCGCCGATCTTCTTGTACGCCCGCAGTGCCGCGGACCTCGTCGAGGTGTCCCCGGCTTTCAGCGACGACTTGCTGAATCTCCAAGACGAATTCGAGCGGCTGGCCGGGATAGCGACGGGTGGTGCCGCTGTTTTGGTGCTCCGGCTGGCAAACGCCGAACCGGCAACCGTGCGCAGCCGGCGCGATCCCGGCCGCGTCTATTTGCGGTAG
- a CDS encoding acyl carrier protein, with translation MKSYDEIEAMLAEQVADRTGTPANEVDRTRRFDKLGLDSADAVRLVGELEDFVGRPLSAALPYNYPTIEQLARCIANGDD, from the coding sequence GTGAAGAGCTACGACGAGATCGAAGCGATGCTGGCCGAGCAGGTTGCCGACCGGACTGGCACGCCGGCCAACGAGGTCGATCGCACACGGCGTTTCGACAAACTGGGTCTGGATTCGGCGGACGCGGTCAGGCTGGTTGGCGAACTGGAAGACTTCGTCGGCCGCCCGCTGTCCGCCGCGCTGCCGTACAACTATCCGACGATCGAGCAGCTCGCCCGCTGCATCGCGAACGGCGACGACTAG
- a CDS encoding putative bifunctional diguanylate cyclase/phosphodiesterase: protein MAGNLGLITSIANRLLEATATTATQASEQVLAQLVDHFDLRYAFLRYSDHDKRTSVLAAEWPPRPDVADPDPFAVLPFASSHPVLALCENGKDLVTVHHDFDDGASPCPLVQRGPGGAPAVAAAPLIAGAMTVGVLGFVKGRSRKWKSGAINTLETTASLFAQFQARISAEQRLRHLVEHDDLTGLRNRRSLLAYLSDRLAVQRPGPVALLYIDLDHLKAINDSFGHTAGDWFIRDFADRLRDCAGSQSMVARLGGDEFVVVPDEPMSAHAAASLADRMCRTLHGRLVIESQTVTRTVSVGVAAGTPGRDDGGDLLRRADEAVLASKRAGGDRFTMASANSLKQRFRSDIERHLQGDIDHDSLLLHYLPEVDLWTGAIVATEALVRWRHPDRGVLLPDSFIGVAESMDLAAELDRWVLRTACEEFGTWRSRGLGQGTSLRVNVSPLQLTTPGFIGMVAETIADFDMADGSLCLEVTERAVVHDIDNTTRTLGQLKDIGVQTSIDDFGSGRAVLSHLQTLPVDALKIDPRFVRELGTNANDLAVVRAIIGLAEAFDLQLIAEGVETPAAALELMRHGCRRAQGYLISRPVTGDVMASLLSSRGLPMPFLANSKALTTEMT from the coding sequence ATGGCGGGGAATCTGGGCCTCATCACGTCGATCGCCAACCGGCTGTTGGAAGCGACCGCGACAACCGCAACTCAGGCCAGCGAACAGGTGCTGGCCCAGCTCGTCGACCATTTCGATCTGCGCTACGCGTTCCTTCGCTACAGCGACCACGACAAGCGGACTTCGGTGCTGGCAGCGGAGTGGCCACCGCGGCCCGATGTAGCCGACCCGGATCCATTCGCGGTCCTTCCCTTCGCCAGCAGCCACCCGGTGTTGGCGTTGTGCGAAAACGGTAAGGACCTGGTGACGGTTCACCACGACTTCGACGACGGCGCCTCCCCGTGCCCGCTGGTCCAGCGCGGCCCCGGCGGTGCGCCGGCGGTGGCCGCGGCCCCGCTGATCGCCGGCGCCATGACCGTCGGCGTTCTCGGCTTCGTCAAAGGCCGTAGCCGGAAGTGGAAGTCGGGGGCGATCAACACACTCGAGACAACCGCGTCGCTCTTCGCGCAGTTCCAGGCGCGCATCTCCGCCGAGCAACGGCTGCGGCATCTCGTCGAACACGACGATCTGACTGGTCTGCGCAATCGACGATCGCTGCTCGCCTACCTTTCGGACCGACTGGCCGTCCAGCGGCCGGGCCCGGTCGCGTTGCTGTACATCGACCTGGACCACCTCAAGGCGATCAACGATTCCTTCGGCCACACCGCCGGCGACTGGTTCATCCGGGACTTCGCCGACCGGCTGCGCGACTGCGCCGGAAGCCAGAGCATGGTTGCCCGGCTGGGCGGCGACGAGTTCGTCGTGGTTCCGGATGAGCCGATGTCCGCTCATGCCGCCGCATCGCTGGCAGACCGGATGTGCAGAACTCTGCACGGTCGTCTGGTGATCGAGAGCCAGACCGTCACCCGGACCGTGAGCGTCGGCGTGGCGGCCGGCACACCGGGCCGCGACGACGGCGGCGATCTGCTGCGTCGTGCCGACGAAGCCGTCCTGGCCTCCAAGCGCGCAGGCGGCGACCGGTTCACGATGGCGAGCGCCAATTCGCTGAAGCAGCGATTCCGCAGCGACATCGAAAGACATCTGCAAGGCGACATCGACCACGATTCCCTGCTGCTGCATTATCTGCCCGAGGTCGACCTGTGGACGGGCGCCATCGTCGCCACCGAGGCACTCGTGCGATGGCGGCACCCCGATCGGGGAGTGCTGTTACCGGATTCGTTCATCGGCGTGGCCGAATCGATGGACCTCGCGGCCGAGTTGGACCGCTGGGTCCTGCGAACCGCATGCGAGGAGTTCGGCACGTGGCGGTCGCGCGGCCTCGGGCAAGGTACGTCGTTACGGGTCAACGTGTCTCCGCTGCAGCTGACCACTCCCGGTTTCATCGGCATGGTTGCCGAAACCATCGCCGACTTCGACATGGCTGACGGTTCCCTGTGCCTCGAGGTCACCGAGCGGGCGGTGGTCCACGACATCGACAACACGACGCGAACACTCGGTCAGCTCAAGGACATTGGCGTCCAGACCTCCATCGACGACTTCGGCAGCGGTCGCGCCGTCTTGTCGCACCTGCAGACGCTGCCCGTTGACGCGCTCAAGATCGACCCGCGATTCGTCCGCGAGCTCGGCACCAACGCCAACGATCTGGCGGTTGTCCGAGCGATCATCGGGCTTGCCGAGGCGTTCGACCTCCAGTTGATCGCCGAGGGTGTCGAGACCCCCGCGGCGGCTTTGGAGCTGATGCGGCATGGTTGCCGACGGGCCCAGGGGTACCTGATCTCCCGGCCCGTCACCGGCGATGTCATGGCGTCGCTGTTGTCGTCGCGCGGGCTGCCGATGCCGTTTCTCGCCAACAGCAAGGCGCTGACGACGGAGATGACCTGA
- a CDS encoding class I SAM-dependent methyltransferase, translated as MSDTYLGASPSAIRHHYDVGNDFWRIWLDPTMAYSCAMWEGPDDDLERAQRRKLDYHVQQAGAAGAARVLDIGCGWGAQIMHMVGSHGVQHAVGLTLSDAQAQYLRGIAPANVEIHERGWSGYEPAEPFDAIISVGAFEHFARFGLSGEEQVEAYRQFFSACRGWLKPGGRLSLQTIAYGDIPRDRPLRDRFIVDEIFPESELPRLADIARAAEMELEIERVRNDRDDYVKTLRAWFDRLRARRDEAVAVSSEELVARYERYLRMFAYSMELGAFTLLRVTMRRIDMPGRW; from the coding sequence TTGAGCGATACATATCTGGGCGCCAGTCCGTCCGCGATTCGCCATCACTACGACGTTGGAAACGACTTCTGGCGGATCTGGCTTGATCCGACGATGGCTTACTCATGCGCCATGTGGGAAGGCCCCGACGACGACTTGGAGCGCGCGCAGCGACGCAAACTCGACTACCACGTCCAGCAGGCAGGTGCGGCCGGCGCCGCGCGAGTGCTCGACATCGGTTGTGGCTGGGGTGCGCAGATCATGCACATGGTCGGCTCCCACGGCGTACAACACGCCGTGGGACTGACCCTTTCGGATGCGCAGGCCCAGTACCTCCGCGGTATTGCACCGGCGAATGTCGAGATCCACGAGCGCGGTTGGAGTGGCTACGAGCCGGCCGAGCCTTTCGACGCGATCATCTCGGTCGGTGCGTTCGAGCACTTCGCGCGTTTCGGGTTGTCCGGCGAGGAGCAGGTCGAGGCGTACCGCCAGTTCTTCAGCGCGTGCCGCGGTTGGCTCAAGCCGGGTGGCCGCCTGTCGTTGCAGACCATCGCCTATGGCGACATTCCGCGGGATCGACCGCTGCGCGACCGCTTCATCGTCGACGAGATCTTCCCGGAGTCGGAACTGCCGCGACTTGCCGATATCGCCCGCGCCGCGGAGATGGAGCTCGAAATCGAACGAGTGCGAAACGATCGCGATGACTACGTCAAGACGCTACGGGCGTGGTTCGATCGCCTGCGGGCACGGCGGGACGAGGCGGTCGCGGTGTCCAGCGAAGAACTCGTCGCCCGCTACGAGCGTTACCTGCGGATGTTCGCGTACTCGATGGAACTCGGCGCGTTCACGCTGCTGCGGGTGACCATGCGCCGGATCGACATGCCGGGCCGCTGGTGA
- a CDS encoding putative bifunctional diguanylate cyclase/phosphodiesterase — protein sequence MSGGLDDLVTGAAAALMAASSATHVSISERVIADLVSHFGVDFGFLRHNDHTIHATVLVAEYPVRENVPDPDPIGVVYFAGADSIFAQAENLKLPDVVRPDAANEDYQRRVEEGSAIPQTSLACVPLLSGDVTTGTLGFVKIGDREWLPEELNALKAIASLFAQLQARIVAEDRVLYLAEHDDLTDLLNRRALIAHLDERLVAGARGPVSLLLLDIDRLKVINDHLGHHVGDSFLKAFVEQLKEAVDLPAVIARFGGDEFTVVPTAAMEIEAAEAFAKRLQAMLHKQVVIDGELLARTVSIGVAVGEPGRDRASDLLRRADEATSAAKSSGGSKVAPYNREMSQRYAVRDDIELHLEETIDGNTDALVVHYLPEFDLRTGEVLGAEALIRLQHPTQGLLMPDSFIGVAESINLAGKLGRLVMRLACAQFSQWRSRGVGLNAVLRVNVSPIQLVADGVVETVATTLDEFGLNSDALCLEITESVVVQDIDATQKTLTELKNLGVHIAVDDFGTGYSALTYLKFLPVDTLKVDKGFVRDLGTDSGDLAIVQSIMALADAFGLDVVAEGIESPDAAKILLDLGCHRAQGFLLSPPLDAAAMESLLTKGAVQLDFSNG from the coding sequence ATGTCGGGCGGCCTCGATGACCTGGTGACCGGTGCGGCTGCCGCGCTGATGGCAGCCTCCTCGGCCACTCATGTCTCGATCAGCGAACGAGTGATCGCTGATTTGGTCAGTCATTTCGGCGTGGACTTCGGATTCCTGCGGCACAATGACCACACCATTCACGCGACCGTCCTTGTCGCTGAATATCCGGTGCGCGAGAACGTTCCAGACCCCGACCCGATCGGGGTGGTCTACTTCGCCGGAGCTGATTCCATCTTCGCGCAGGCGGAAAACCTCAAGTTGCCCGACGTGGTTCGGCCCGACGCCGCGAACGAGGATTATCAGCGGCGGGTCGAAGAGGGTAGTGCCATTCCGCAGACCTCGCTGGCCTGCGTGCCGCTGCTCTCCGGGGACGTCACCACCGGCACGCTGGGCTTTGTCAAGATCGGCGACCGCGAATGGTTGCCGGAAGAACTCAACGCGCTCAAAGCGATCGCCTCATTGTTCGCGCAGCTGCAGGCCCGCATCGTCGCCGAGGACCGGGTGCTGTATCTCGCCGAACACGACGACCTGACCGACCTCCTCAATCGCAGAGCGCTGATCGCCCACCTCGACGAGCGACTGGTCGCCGGAGCTCGGGGCCCAGTTTCGTTGTTACTCCTCGATATTGATCGTCTCAAGGTGATCAACGACCATCTCGGTCATCACGTGGGCGACAGCTTCCTCAAAGCCTTCGTCGAGCAGCTCAAAGAGGCCGTCGACCTTCCCGCTGTCATTGCCCGGTTCGGCGGTGACGAGTTCACCGTTGTCCCCACCGCGGCGATGGAGATCGAGGCGGCCGAGGCCTTCGCCAAGCGGTTACAGGCCATGCTGCACAAACAGGTCGTGATCGACGGTGAATTGCTCGCCCGCACCGTCAGCATCGGTGTCGCGGTTGGCGAGCCCGGGCGCGACCGGGCGTCGGATCTGCTGCGCCGCGCCGACGAAGCGACCAGTGCGGCAAAGTCGTCTGGTGGAAGCAAGGTCGCCCCGTACAACCGCGAGATGTCGCAGCGATACGCGGTCCGCGACGACATCGAATTGCATCTGGAAGAAACCATCGACGGCAACACTGACGCGCTGGTGGTGCATTACCTGCCTGAGTTCGACCTCCGGACCGGCGAGGTGCTCGGGGCCGAAGCGCTCATCCGGCTGCAACACCCCACCCAGGGCCTGCTCATGCCCGACTCGTTCATCGGTGTCGCCGAGTCGATCAACCTCGCGGGAAAACTCGGTCGACTGGTCATGCGGTTGGCCTGTGCGCAATTCAGCCAGTGGCGCTCGCGCGGCGTCGGGTTGAATGCCGTACTGCGGGTGAATGTTTCGCCGATTCAGCTCGTCGCCGACGGGGTTGTCGAAACGGTCGCCACCACCCTCGATGAGTTCGGTCTGAACTCCGATGCACTGTGTCTGGAAATCACCGAAAGCGTTGTCGTTCAAGACATCGATGCCACGCAGAAGACCCTCACCGAACTCAAGAACCTTGGCGTGCACATCGCGGTGGACGATTTCGGCACCGGATACAGCGCACTGACGTACCTGAAATTCCTTCCTGTCGACACCCTCAAGGTGGACAAGGGATTTGTCCGTGACCTCGGCACGGATTCGGGTGATCTGGCGATCGTGCAGTCGATCATGGCTCTGGCGGACGCCTTTGGGCTTGACGTGGTTGCCGAGGGTATCGAGAGTCCGGACGCGGCCAAGATTCTGCTCGATCTGGGATGTCACCGAGCACAAGGCTTTCTGCTGTCTCCGCCGCTCGATGCCGCGGCCATGGAGTCATTGCTGACCAAGGGCGCTGTGCAGCTGGACTTCTCGAACGGATGA
- a CDS encoding glycosyltransferase family 2 protein, which yields MTTTVPASGQPTDNGATLRLASATPTAHVKPAPVASPTRPSVSLVIPVRNEARNVGWVLEQIAHDIDEIILVDGDSTDVTLITARHARPDIRVIPQQGPGKGSALRTGFLAATGDIIVMMDADGSMSPQEIRHYLHFLNNGYDFVKGSRFISGGGSLDITPFRGLGNWFLLTVFNTAYHAHLTDLCYGYCAFHRRYLDHLRLTATGFEIEAEMTVRAMQAGLRIAEVPSLELPRRTGTSNLHAIRDGIRVLRTVLRHHRTGLTGHLYQAARNAAKRPTAA from the coding sequence ATGACGACGACGGTCCCGGCCTCGGGCCAACCCACTGACAACGGCGCCACGCTGCGTCTGGCCAGTGCCACCCCGACAGCGCACGTCAAACCCGCCCCTGTCGCATCGCCCACCCGGCCCAGTGTCAGCCTGGTCATCCCGGTGCGCAACGAAGCCCGCAACGTCGGCTGGGTCCTCGAACAAATCGCCCACGACATCGACGAAATCATCCTCGTCGACGGCGACTCCACCGACGTCACCCTCATCACCGCCCGCCACGCCCGCCCCGACATCCGCGTCATACCCCAACAAGGCCCCGGCAAAGGCAGCGCCCTACGCACCGGCTTTCTGGCCGCCACCGGCGACATCATCGTCATGATGGACGCCGACGGCAGCATGTCCCCCCAAGAAATCCGCCACTACCTGCACTTCCTGAACAACGGCTACGACTTCGTCAAAGGATCCCGCTTCATCAGCGGCGGCGGATCACTCGACATCACCCCGTTCCGCGGACTGGGCAACTGGTTTCTGCTCACCGTCTTCAACACCGCCTACCACGCCCACCTCACCGACCTGTGCTACGGCTACTGCGCCTTTCACCGCCGCTACCTCGACCACCTCCGCCTCACGGCCACCGGCTTTGAAATCGAAGCCGAAATGACCGTGCGCGCCATGCAAGCCGGCCTGCGCATCGCCGAAGTCCCCAGCCTCGAACTGCCCCGCCGCACCGGCACCTCCAACCTGCACGCCATCCGCGACGGCATCCGCGTCCTACGCACCGTCCTACGCCACCACCGCACCGGACTCACCGGACACCTCTACCAAGCCGCACGCAACGCCGCCAAACGACCCACCGCGGCATGA